GCGGCGGCGCGCGGGGGTGTGCCCTCTCGACTTGGCTGCGTCGCACCTACCACGACGCGTTTAATGCGTTCCCCGCGGTCTCTTGGGCGGATATGCCCGACAGGCGACCCGTCTTGGGACGCAAACTGTGTCGCAGGCCCGCTGCGGTCCGTTACGTGCAGTCGGGATACACGAAGTGACGGCCACCGCCACGTTTACTGGTGTTAAACTGGCGAGGGCGCTGCCCGCATACACACGGCACGCGCGAGGAGGCCACCGCGGCAGTCTCGTCTTCCCGGGCTGGCCGCCGCGCAAGTGGGCACCAGGCAACTACCCCGCGGGGATGGCCACACGCGGTCCGGGGAAGAGAGGTGTGCGGACAAATTTTGGGCACGCGCACAGGATCACCCGAGACCCGGACAGTCCGCGCTGTGCAAGCTTCATCGAAGAGCCGACGAGCTCCCGGCGCCCGCCACCCCGGTGGCTCAATTACGGCTCACTCCTTGCCCTGTGTTGCCGCGTGCGAGTGCGTGCGCCCCCGCCTCCTCGTCGTGCTTTGCGGGCTCCTTGTTAGACCCCGGTGGAATCTGTCGTACCACGGGTGCGGACATCCCTAGGCGCTGCGCCGCACGGTTGCTTGGCCGCTGCGTGGGCGCCGCCAGCGTGCGGCCGGGCGTCTGCCCGCGCATCGGCCTAGAGCGCCGCCGCCCGCCATAGGTTGCGCGCGACGGCTATCTCGACGGTCTCGCGCGCAGACTACATCTATGCCCGGCGGCGGCGGTGCCATGACTGAGCGGTCACGGCGGCAGGGTGCGTCCGCCGTGAGGTCGCAAAACAACAGGCCTAACGGCCGCGTTGAGGCATCCATTGCGAGAAATATACGGGACCACGGCGCATCGCAGACCTGCTATCGGTTGGGCCCTCGCGGCGGGTAGTGTGGAGACACTGCCTCATTAGCCACACAGAATGATTGGGCCAGGGGTCGATCTACGCGGCCTCTGCGGTACGTGGTTTACGCCGCGGACATGCTATCATACAAATTAGAAGTCCCACATGACCTGATCTTTCCCTTCGCTGCGTCTGGACGTGGCTCGCTGTGGTCCCCACCGGTGTGTGTCTGCGCGGCGGGGGCCGACGCCGGCGTGGTTCTCTTCGGCGGCAACCGTCTCCTTGGGGGTCGGCCCTGCTGCGGGGCGGCCGGGCGTCGCCCGCGCCTCGGCGCGCGCCGCTGCCGCGGGCCGGCCCCTTCCTGGAGGCCTCGCGGCCCTGCTCCGCGGGGGGCGGCGGACCGTCCCGGGCACTTCCTCTCTATCCGGTGGACGTCCTCGGCTGCGCCCATTGCTGCCTCTAGTGCGCTCGGGGGTAGCGTGCCACGCGTCCCTGCGGGGCGGGGCGCTCGATGGCCGGCTCCGGCGCAGCGCCAACGCCCGTACTCTTTTGCTCCTTCTCTCACGCCGACGGGCCCTTTTCGTCTGAGCCCGCTCTACCTGCACGGTCGAGTCATCCATCGGTTCCGGGCAGGGTGGCGTAGCGGGCCCGTCGTGCCTGGGCGTACTCACGGACAACAAACGAGGACCTCGCTCCGTGGTTGACGGTCGGCTACCGACAGGGGGTAGCGTACGGCTGGGAAGCGAGCCAAACTGTGGGCGGCTACACTATACAGGGTGCCGGTGATTACCGGTCAGCTGATCGCCGCTAATCCCCGGCACATGTGTCGAGCGTGGCGGTCGGCGTGGGCGTGTGGTGGGCTCACG
The Malania oleifera isolate guangnan ecotype guangnan chromosome 13, ASM2987363v1, whole genome shotgun sequence DNA segment above includes these coding regions:
- the LOC131145731 gene encoding uncharacterized protein LOC131145731 produces the protein MDDSTVQVERAQTKRARRRERRSKRVRALALRRSRPSSAPPRRDAWHATPERTRGSNGRSRGRPPDREEVPGTVRRPPRSRAARPPGRGRPAAAARAEARATPGRPAAGPTPKETVAAEENHAGVGPRRADTHRWGPQRATSRRSEGKDQVMWDF